The Vicinamibacteria bacterium nucleotide sequence CGTACCGTCGACGCCAGCGATCGCGAGAGAGCAGAGGAAATCGGTTCGGAGCTCCGGCGCACGGTAGATATCTTCGAGGATGCGAGCGAGTATCTCCGCGCTCAGATGGTTGTCGTAGGACAGGCCCGATCCGTCATCGATTCGAAAGTCGTTCTTGCTGAATCCGAGCCCAACGATGTACTCGGCAACCGCATGGGTGCCCGACTCGAAGCTTCCCGGCGCCCCGAAGCGGTGGGCGCCGAGCGACTTCAACATCTGCTCGGCGGAAAAGTTGTTGCTGTACTTGCCGAGCGCCGAGAGGACCTCGACGAGCCGATCCGACCGATGCACGTAGAGAGCCTGGAGCTTCCTGTCGTCGACGGCGCCCCTCACGACCTGACCGCTCACCCGCACTCCGTTCTCGCGGAGCTTTCCGACGAGCGCCGAGGCGAAGTAGGCCGTGGGGTCGGGTGAGACGAAACTGCCGATGTGCTCTTCCTCGTCGCCCTGAATCACCCGACCGCGTAGGATGACGCGGTCTCGAGGGAGCTTCACTACACTGACCCAGGGGCGCCCCCGGGACACCGTGGTAACACGGTTCTGGACTTCGAAATATCCGTAGCCCTCG carries:
- the dacB gene encoding D-alanyl-D-alanine carboxypeptidase/D-alanyl-D-alanine-endopeptidase; the encoded protein is MLRRVGPLAVVLFIGMLPAWLIARDFDNPLATKIDGLRRHFGLRSAIGVVVRSLETGETLYAHNADRRFIPASGMKLATMGASLHYLGPSYRFETRFLLDGEYHDGVVDGNLVVQGSGDPSLTRHEMDHIARALTGAGLREIRGDMVLDDSFFDDRLRGPASYDDILKKGLPIQSALSYNFNLVELRARASSAGSQADLVDEGYGYFEVQNRVTTVSRGRPWVSVVKLPRDRVILRGRVIQGDEEEHIGSFVSPDPTAYFASALVGKLRENGVRVSGQVVRGAVDDRKLQALYVHRSDRLVEVLSALGKYSNNFSAEQMLKSLGAHRFGAPGSFESGTHAVAEYIVGLGFSKNDFRIDDGSGLSYDNHLSAEILARILEDIYRAPELRTDFLCSLAIAGVDGT